One stretch of Balneola sp. MJW-20 DNA includes these proteins:
- a CDS encoding PAS domain-containing protein, with the protein MGSAKIDQKILDQLKSCSKDEASLSKLEELVGEIVERYETTKDQLNLLEHAIKHDYDSILITELDLEKPGPRIVYVNSGFTKMTGYSKEEAIGNTPRMLQGEKTDPHVLERLKTRLIEGQAFFGHTVNYRKDGTEFINQWDIHPLTNDQGEITHWVSYQRDISDRSETSKVVFDANLDFDNLDEESKKTYIDLDIQGNIISSNKSFRELLGYDGDELKQIKMWDLVSDDDKGEAEYLFGDFDADSIEDRPYKWTFIKKNGDEVILEANIRNFVKEDSRIVRIHFDNISMRNRILKALEDKKKKISDIIGKKDEFTVRFARNGDGDVYCKFISDSFTTITGIDVSEVLEGGIDDVLEEKCKEEAMECVEKAFNGEGCSAKCQYKTSDGDYISVIQSFSPVFGADSDEVESVKSVAMIELEVEK; encoded by the coding sequence ATGGGAAGCGCCAAAATTGATCAGAAAATACTGGACCAGTTAAAGAGTTGTAGCAAAGATGAAGCTTCATTATCTAAACTGGAAGAATTGGTTGGGGAAATTGTAGAAAGATATGAAACAACAAAGGATCAACTAAATTTACTGGAACATGCGATCAAGCATGACTATGATTCTATTCTTATAACTGAGCTTGATCTGGAAAAGCCTGGTCCAAGGATCGTATATGTGAACAGTGGTTTCACTAAAATGACCGGGTACTCTAAGGAAGAGGCGATTGGTAACACCCCGAGAATGCTGCAGGGCGAGAAAACAGATCCTCATGTATTAGAACGTCTAAAGACCCGCTTGATCGAAGGTCAGGCATTTTTTGGACATACCGTTAATTATAGAAAAGACGGTACCGAATTTATAAATCAATGGGACATCCATCCATTGACCAACGACCAGGGAGAGATTACTCACTGGGTATCTTATCAGCGGGATATTTCAGACCGTTCTGAAACCAGCAAGGTAGTATTTGATGCCAACTTAGACTTTGATAATCTGGATGAAGAATCCAAGAAAACCTACATAGATCTGGATATTCAGGGAAATATCATTTCTTCTAATAAATCCTTCAGAGAATTACTTGGATACGATGGAGACGAACTTAAACAGATAAAAATGTGGGACCTTGTGTCGGATGATGACAAAGGCGAAGCTGAATATCTGTTTGGGGATTTTGACGCTGACTCCATTGAAGACCGTCCTTACAAATGGACCTTTATCAAAAAAAATGGAGATGAAGTGATCCTGGAAGCAAATATCAGGAATTTTGTGAAAGAGGATTCCCGAATTGTCCGCATCCATTTTGATAATATTTCCATGAGGAACCGAATCCTTAAAGCACTTGAGGATAAGAAGAAAAAGATCAGCGATATTATCGGAAAGAAAGACGAGTTCACAGTCCGTTTTGCAAGAAATGGTGACGGCGATGTGTACTGTAAATTCATATCCGATTCTTTCACAACTATAACAGGAATTGATGTATCTGAGGTGCTGGAAGGCGGTATTGACGATGTACTTGAAGAAAAGTGCAAAGAAGAAGCCATGGAATGTGTTGAAAAAGCATTTAATGGAGAAGGTTGTTCAGCCAAATGTCAGTACAAGACTTCGGATGGAGACTACATCTCGGTGATACAATCATTTAGCCCGGTCTTTGGTGCAGACAGCGATGAAGTTGAAAGCGTTAAGAGTGTGGCAATGATTGAGCTCGAAGTAGAGAAATAA
- a CDS encoding SufE family protein, which yields MDIQEEQARIVKEFELLQDWPERYKYIIKLGSRLDPMNEEDKTEDNLVKGCQSQVWLKADEENNSIRFQADSDAAITKGLVALLVRLYSGHSPDEILNTDPEFINKIGMAQHLSPTRANGLASMVKQMKIYAMAFKARQNIR from the coding sequence ATGGACATTCAGGAAGAACAGGCACGCATTGTAAAAGAATTTGAACTCCTGCAAGACTGGCCGGAGAGATATAAATATATTATCAAACTGGGCAGCCGTCTGGACCCGATGAATGAAGAAGATAAAACCGAGGATAATCTCGTTAAAGGCTGTCAATCTCAGGTTTGGCTAAAAGCTGATGAAGAGAATAATAGTATCCGGTTTCAGGCAGACTCCGATGCGGCTATCACCAAAGGACTGGTTGCTCTGTTGGTCAGATTATATTCAGGGCACAGCCCGGACGAGATTCTAAACACAGATCCGGAGTTTATCAACAAGATCGGGATGGCTCAGCATCTTTCACCCACCCGCGCCAACGGCCTTGCTTCTATGGTTAAGCAGATGAAGATCTATGCTATGGCATTTAAGGCCCGCCAAAACATAAGATGA
- a CDS encoding response regulator, giving the protein MSARFSLTGISDIALGKDLRDDTEIEHSRKGMSVLNSVSFFLAGVSVLFLIAFQINESVSLTWFFLSIALAFLLIPILARQGFEKTSKMMLIAYIDIGILVLSAVFGDEALIQAFFIPAMGLSILLFDNNHVYLRNIGISLSVISFVILDYIIFERVAIDATGYSWIRWSVLTCSFVTTWIIFNTFSEYREDAEYQTLELLEKEQELNRELSYNQQKMEEYIAQLEVTSEELEKSTKAKSEFLATMSHEIRTPMNAILGMTHLLKQDDPRPDQLEPINILDFSGKTLLSLIDDVLDFSKIEAGKIEFESIEFELDKLIDVIAESFSTTAENKGIELKVVIGDEIPNNLIGDPARLTQILNNLISNALKFTEEGEVLLAVKSIDNMEDRIELLFEVTDTGIGIEEHRIESIFESFTQASQDTKRLFGGTGLGLTISKQLVELQGGSLNVESSKGEGSSFFVELVFGKGIGKEKAKVDSNKIDTAEALKGFRILLAEDNLVNQKVMQRFLQRWEVVLTIVEDGEKAVEEMKRNNHDLILMDLQMPNMDGFDATAHIRKLDDPYKRNVPIIALTAAALKEVREKVYATGMNDYVTKPFNPAEMEQKLVNIAAMRP; this is encoded by the coding sequence ATGAGCGCCAGATTCTCTCTTACGGGCATATCCGATATAGCTCTTGGAAAAGATCTACGTGATGACACGGAGATAGAGCATTCCAGGAAGGGGATGAGTGTGCTTAATTCGGTCTCCTTCTTTCTGGCAGGAGTATCGGTACTCTTTCTCATAGCTTTTCAGATAAATGAATCCGTTTCTTTAACCTGGTTCTTCCTTTCTATAGCACTTGCCTTCTTACTGATCCCGATACTGGCTCGACAGGGATTTGAGAAGACCTCCAAAATGATGCTCATCGCGTATATAGATATCGGAATCCTGGTTTTAAGTGCTGTTTTTGGGGATGAAGCTTTAATACAGGCCTTTTTTATCCCGGCAATGGGACTTTCGATCCTTCTTTTTGATAACAATCATGTTTATCTGAGAAATATCGGTATCAGCCTGTCCGTCATTTCTTTTGTGATCCTGGATTACATTATTTTTGAGCGGGTAGCAATAGATGCTACCGGGTATTCCTGGATACGCTGGTCAGTGCTTACCTGTTCCTTTGTAACAACCTGGATCATCTTTAACACTTTTTCCGAGTACAGAGAAGATGCTGAATATCAGACTCTGGAATTACTGGAAAAAGAACAGGAACTAAACAGAGAGTTAAGTTACAACCAGCAAAAAATGGAAGAATATATAGCTCAGCTGGAAGTAACTTCTGAAGAACTGGAGAAGAGCACGAAAGCAAAGTCAGAGTTTCTGGCCACCATGAGCCATGAGATCAGAACTCCTATGAATGCAATTCTAGGCATGACCCATCTCTTAAAACAGGATGATCCAAGACCGGATCAGCTTGAGCCGATCAATATCCTTGATTTTTCAGGAAAGACCTTGTTAAGTCTGATCGATGATGTATTGGATTTTTCAAAGATTGAGGCAGGTAAAATAGAGTTCGAATCCATAGAGTTTGAACTGGATAAGCTGATCGACGTAATCGCAGAAAGCTTCAGTACTACTGCAGAAAATAAAGGAATTGAACTGAAGGTCGTTATAGGAGATGAGATACCTAACAACCTGATCGGTGATCCTGCCAGACTCACTCAGATCTTGAATAATCTTATTAGTAATGCATTGAAGTTTACTGAAGAGGGTGAGGTATTACTTGCGGTGAAATCCATCGACAATATGGAAGACCGAATTGAACTTTTATTTGAGGTAACAGATACCGGTATTGGTATAGAAGAACACCGCATCGAATCCATTTTTGAGAGCTTTACACAGGCAAGCCAGGATACGAAGCGACTATTTGGGGGAACAGGGCTGGGTCTAACCATTTCCAAGCAGCTAGTCGAACTGCAGGGCGGTTCACTAAACGTTGAGAGTTCTAAAGGCGAAGGCAGCAGCTTCTTTGTAGAACTGGTATTTGGAAAAGGTATCGGAAAAGAAAAAGCGAAAGTTGATTCCAATAAAATTGATACTGCTGAAGCACTAAAAGGATTCCGAATTTTGTTGGCCGAGGATAACCTGGTGAACCAGAAAGTCATGCAACGATTTCTCCAGCGATGGGAGGTTGTTCTCACAATTGTTGAAGACGGAGAAAAAGCCGTTGAAGAAATGAAGAGGAATAATCATGACCTTATTCTCATGGATCTGCAGATGCCCAACATGGATGGATTTGATGCAACGGCACACATACGGAAGTTGGATGATCCGTATAAAAGGAATGTTCCTATCATTGCACTGACTGCTGCGGCACTAAAAGAAGTTCGTGAAAAAGTATATGCTACTGGAATGAACGATTACGTTACCAAGCCCTTCAATCCTGCAGAGATGGAGCAAAAGCTGGTAAATATTGCTGCAATGCGTCCTTAG
- a CDS encoding acyl-CoA dehydrogenase, which yields METLEHKISPLTQLTEDEQMLKEAAADFAESAIKPLVHEMDEKAQLDPDLIKQFFEMGLMGIDIPEKYSGGGGTFMMSIVAIEQISRVDASAGVFMDVQNTLVNNAFTNYASEFLKEKYLPQLANEKVGAYCLSEAGSGSDAFALKASAKEDGDDFILNGAKLWITNAKEAEIFIVMANANPEAGYKGITAFVVEKGMEGFSISKKENKLGIRASSTCEILMDNVRVPKENILGELGKGYKVAIETLNEGRIGIGAQMIGVAQGAFDAALEYVQERKQFGKAISDFQGVQFQLARMATDIETARLLVYNAARMKEAGQNFLKEAAMAKFYSSEVAERVSSMAVDLYGGYGYVKEYPVEKFYRDSKIGKIYEGTTNMQLSTIAKLLLR from the coding sequence ATGGAAACACTAGAACATAAAATTTCACCCCTTACCCAATTAACCGAAGATGAGCAGATGCTTAAAGAAGCTGCTGCTGATTTTGCGGAGAGTGCGATCAAGCCGCTTGTTCACGAAATGGACGAGAAGGCACAGCTAGATCCGGATCTCATCAAACAGTTCTTTGAAATGGGTTTGATGGGTATTGATATCCCTGAAAAATACTCAGGCGGCGGCGGTACTTTTATGATGTCGATCGTGGCAATTGAGCAGATCTCAAGAGTAGATGCCTCAGCAGGTGTTTTCATGGACGTTCAGAATACCCTGGTGAATAATGCATTCACTAATTATGCATCTGAATTTCTGAAGGAAAAATACCTTCCACAGCTGGCTAATGAAAAAGTAGGTGCTTACTGTCTGTCGGAAGCAGGATCTGGGTCAGATGCATTTGCACTGAAAGCATCAGCTAAAGAAGACGGTGACGATTTTATTTTAAATGGTGCCAAGCTCTGGATCACTAACGCTAAAGAAGCAGAGATCTTTATTGTAATGGCGAATGCAAATCCGGAAGCCGGATATAAAGGGATTACCGCATTTGTAGTTGAAAAAGGCATGGAAGGCTTTTCCATCTCCAAAAAAGAAAATAAACTTGGAATCCGAGCCAGTTCAACCTGTGAGATCCTGATGGACAATGTTCGTGTTCCAAAGGAAAATATTCTCGGTGAACTCGGTAAAGGCTATAAAGTAGCGATCGAGACGCTCAATGAAGGACGCATCGGTATCGGAGCACAGATGATCGGGGTGGCTCAGGGTGCTTTTGACGCTGCACTGGAATACGTACAGGAAAGAAAGCAGTTCGGGAAAGCGATCTCGGATTTTCAGGGTGTTCAGTTTCAGCTGGCTCGAATGGCTACCGATATTGAAACCGCACGACTCCTGGTTTATAATGCTGCCAGAATGAAAGAAGCAGGTCAGAACTTCCTGAAAGAAGCGGCAATGGCCAAATTCTATTCTTCAGAGGTTGCTGAAAGAGTCAGCTCAATGGCTGTGGACCTTTATGGTGGCTATGGTTACGTAAAAGAATATCCCGTTGAGAAATTTTACCGCGACTCTAAGATCGGTAAGATCTACGAGGGGACCACGAATATGCAGCTAAGCACTATAGCTAAGTTGCTACTACGATGA
- a CDS encoding formylglycine-generating enzyme family protein has product MKQFLISLSSVIITGILVSSCAIFKKNPVKNQPEMVFIKGGTFMMGDVFAQQNTDALPVHEVSLDDFYLSRYEITLAQYDEYARVLGIDSLRDDNRGRATRAASYVTWDEADSYCRFFGYRLPTEEEWEYAARAGGKEWRYAGTNDLDSLKYYAVTNSTNIPYAYYVGSLKPNPLGLYDMSGNVFEWIGEYYQFYQDPENLHDLDRDKIRIIRGGSFNEERSTTLTYWRVGTLKDVRANDIGFRCADDG; this is encoded by the coding sequence ATGAAACAATTTCTCATTAGTCTCTCATCGGTCATCATCACAGGAATACTGGTCAGTTCCTGTGCTATTTTCAAAAAGAATCCGGTGAAGAATCAACCGGAAATGGTTTTCATTAAAGGAGGGACCTTTATGATGGGTGATGTTTTTGCACAACAAAATACCGATGCTTTACCCGTTCACGAGGTCAGCCTGGATGATTTTTACTTATCCAGATATGAGATCACCCTTGCCCAGTATGATGAATATGCCCGGGTCCTTGGGATTGACTCTCTCAGAGATGATAACCGCGGACGCGCTACCCGCGCTGCAAGTTATGTTACCTGGGATGAAGCTGACTCTTACTGCAGATTCTTTGGTTACCGTCTGCCAACTGAGGAAGAGTGGGAATATGCAGCTCGGGCTGGCGGAAAGGAGTGGAGATATGCAGGCACTAATGATCTGGACTCTCTTAAATACTATGCCGTAACAAATTCAACCAATATACCTTACGCCTACTATGTAGGATCTCTGAAACCCAATCCGCTGGGACTGTACGATATGAGTGGAAATGTCTTTGAGTGGATTGGTGAGTATTATCAGTTCTATCAGGATCCTGAAAATTTGCACGACCTCGACCGGGATAAGATCAGAATAATTCGAGGTGGAAGCTTTAATGAAGAGAGAAGTACCACGCTGACTTACTGGAGAGTGGGAACTTTAAAAGATGTCCGGGCAAATGATATTGGATTCCGTTGTGCAGATGACGGATAG